Proteins encoded together in one Amphiprion ocellaris isolate individual 3 ecotype Okinawa chromosome 14, ASM2253959v1, whole genome shotgun sequence window:
- the LOC111581830 gene encoding microfibrillar-associated protein 3-like — MSKLQSLMLVWVLLLGSWTADGAQNRSEVSFPSSRDVVAKEGSSIVIECNVTDGNHEVKWFNPKGALLANDAGGKWRLEEGVLNITVVSFDDRGRYTCIAGGARNYTVTLRVAYTDSGLGLYYVVVCLVAFTITMILNVARLFMVSSHLKKTESAINEFFRTEGAEKLQKAFEVAKRIPIITSAKTLELAKVTQFKTMEFARHMEELARSVPLPPLILNCRTSAEENPASEPAEAGNIQTIGPPNSDRKEDEDEALMSRERRGNDGVDVKVSVHTVSEENIGEDTVSLDVLKPGSRTSVSYESNI; from the exons ATGTCAAAGCTCCAGAGTCTCATGCTGGTTTGGGTTCTGCTGCTCGGTTCCTGGACGGCAGACGGAGCTCAGAACAGATCGGAGGTCAGTTTTCCCTCCAGCAGAGACGTCGTGGCGAAGGAAGGGTCCAGCATCGTCATCGAATGCAACGTAACCGACGGCAACCATGAAGTGAAGTGGTTTAATCCTAAAGGAGCTCTGCTGGCCAACGACGCAG GTGGGAAGTGGCGGCTTGAAGAAGGCGTCCTGAACATCACCGTGGTTTCCTTCGACGACCGCGGCCGCTACACCTGCATCGCCGGCGGTGCCAGAAACTACACAGTGACCCTCCGAGTGGCCTACACCGACAGCGGTCTGGGGCTTTACTACGTGGTCGTGTGCCTGGTGGCCTTCACCATCACCATGATCCTCAACGTGGCCCGGCTCTTCATGGTCAGCAGCCACCTGAAGAAGACGGAGAGCGCCATCAATGAGTTCTTCCGCACCGAGGGCGCTGAGAAGCTGCAGAAGGCCTTCGAGGTCGCCAAGCGAATCCCCATCATCACCTCGGCCAAGACACTGGAGCTTGCCAAGGTCACGCAGTTCAAGACCATGGAGTTCGCCCGGCACATGGAGGAGCTGGCTCGGAGCGTCCCACTGCCACCGCTCATCCTCAACTGCAGGACGTCCGCCGAGGAAAACCCGGCGTCCGAACCGGCGGAGGCAGGAAACATTCAGACGATCGGTCCAccaaactctgacaggaaggaAGACGAAGATGAGGCGTTGATGTCAAGAGAAAGACGAGGAAACGACGGCGTCGACGTCAAAGTGTCGGTTCACACAGTTTCTGAGGAGAACATTGGTGAGGATACAGTGAGTCTTGATGTCCTCAAACCAGGTTCAAGAACAAGTGTTTCGTACGAGAGCAACATATAA